The nucleotide sequence GTACCAGACGGCCCAGAGCGACAGGAACAGCACCAAATCGCCGAACCACGAGGTCAGCACCGCGTCGGCGGTTGCGAAATATTCGGGGCCGTAGCTTGCCGCCAGAAACCACCAGACGATCAGGATTGCCGCGACCAACAGGGCATTCCCGGTGATCCGGGTCAGGATCGAGGTCATCGACGTCAGCTGGGGCCGGTAAATGGAAAGATGTGGGGAAAGCGGCCGATCCCCCCGGTTGACGTCTGCCATGGCTGCGTCCTTCGT is from uncultured Litoreibacter sp. and encodes:
- the sdhC gene encoding succinate dehydrogenase, cytochrome b556 subunit, which codes for MADVNRGDRPLSPHLSIYRPQLTSMTSILTRITGNALLVAAILIVWWFLAASYGPEYFATADAVLTSWFGDLVLFLSLWAVWYHFCAGIRHLIWDSGHGWELETAEKMGYAVIAGSLILTIFTVIVI